The Skermanella pratensis genome has a window encoding:
- a CDS encoding MurR/RpiR family transcriptional regulator — translation MEAQSIPQSLSARIRSCYGDLSPTDRRLADLMLEYPGDIASYSASELARLTKVSNAAVSRFVQRLGFRNYEELRVLAREAKSWGSPLYLLNQAQPESGPDFVQAHLKTCADNIGGTFQHIDSAVIDDLAGAVASARQVWLVGFRNSYFLAGYLRWQFIQVRDGVRLLPAAGETLGEYLAGFAPDDIAIVFGLRRRVPEIGRIVMAARRAGTRIAYVADHGMTADPGATWLLRCDTRSHGPLDNHVSVLALCHILANQVIARTGAEGRKRLSSIEEMHENLDEF, via the coding sequence ATGGAAGCCCAAAGCATCCCCCAGTCGCTGTCCGCACGGATCCGCTCCTGCTACGGCGACCTGTCGCCGACCGACCGCCGGCTGGCCGACCTGATGCTCGAATATCCCGGCGACATCGCCAGCTATTCCGCATCCGAGCTGGCGCGCCTGACCAAAGTCTCCAACGCGGCGGTCAGCCGCTTTGTCCAGCGCCTCGGCTTCCGAAACTACGAGGAGTTGCGCGTGCTGGCGCGGGAGGCGAAGTCCTGGGGTTCGCCGCTCTACCTTCTGAATCAGGCTCAGCCGGAATCCGGGCCCGATTTCGTCCAGGCGCATCTGAAGACCTGCGCGGACAATATCGGCGGCACCTTCCAGCACATCGACTCCGCCGTGATCGACGACCTCGCCGGCGCCGTCGCATCGGCCCGGCAGGTCTGGCTGGTCGGATTCCGCAACAGCTACTTCCTGGCGGGATACCTTCGCTGGCAGTTCATCCAGGTGCGCGACGGCGTCCGTCTGCTGCCGGCGGCCGGCGAGACGCTGGGCGAGTACCTGGCCGGATTCGCGCCCGACGACATCGCGATCGTCTTCGGCCTGCGCCGCCGCGTGCCGGAAATCGGGCGGATCGTCATGGCCGCCCGGCGCGCCGGTACCCGCATCGCATACGTCGCCGATCATGGGATGACTGCGGATCCGGGAGCCACCTGGCTCCTGCGCTGCGACACCCGCTCGCACGGGCCGCTGGACAACCATGTCTCGGTGCTGGCGCTTTGCCACATCCTGGCGAACCAGGTGATCGCCAGGACCGGCGCCGAAGGCCGAAAGCGTTTGTCCTCGATCGAGGAAATGCACGAGAACCTGGACGAGTTCTGA
- a CDS encoding aspartate/glutamate racemase family protein, translating to MRIKVINPNTTAGMTAKIGEAARAIAAPGTEIVAVNPAAGPVSIEGHYDEAVSVLGVLDEVGKGEAEGCDGYVIACFGDPGLLAAREIATGPVVGIAEAAMHAASFISTGFSIVTTLTRTCVIAEHLVERYGMHHACRKVRGTDIPVLDVESTGEEAEDGGGPVFRAIVAECRRAAAEDRCGAIVLGCAGMAGLVARVQREIGMPVIDGVAAAVVQVEGLVRLGLGTSKHGDLAWPLPKAYTGDLARFAPAGR from the coding sequence ATGCGGATCAAGGTGATCAATCCCAACACGACGGCCGGCATGACGGCGAAGATCGGCGAGGCGGCGCGCGCGATCGCCGCGCCGGGAACGGAGATCGTCGCGGTCAATCCCGCCGCCGGCCCGGTATCGATCGAGGGCCATTACGACGAGGCCGTCAGCGTCCTGGGCGTCCTGGATGAGGTCGGGAAAGGCGAGGCCGAAGGGTGCGACGGCTATGTCATCGCCTGCTTCGGGGACCCCGGCCTGCTGGCCGCCCGCGAGATCGCGACCGGGCCGGTCGTCGGCATCGCGGAGGCCGCGATGCATGCGGCGAGCTTCATCTCGACCGGATTCTCCATCGTGACGACGCTGACCCGGACCTGCGTGATCGCCGAGCATCTGGTCGAGCGCTACGGCATGCACCATGCCTGCCGCAAGGTGCGCGGCACCGATATCCCCGTGCTCGACGTGGAAAGCACCGGGGAGGAAGCGGAGGACGGCGGCGGCCCCGTGTTCCGCGCGATCGTCGCGGAGTGCCGCCGGGCCGCGGCCGAGGACCGCTGCGGGGCCATCGTCCTGGGCTGCGCCGGCATGGCCGGCCTGGTGGCCAGGGTGCAGCGCGAGATCGGCATGCCGGTGATCGACGGCGTGGCCGCGGCGGTCGTCCAGGTCGAGGGCCTGGTCAGGCTCGGCCTGGGGACCAGCAAGCATGGCGACCTCGCTTGGCCGCTGCCCAAGGCCTATACGGGAGATCTCGCCCGTTTCGCCCCGGCGGGGAGATAG
- a CDS encoding CaiB/BaiF CoA transferase family protein: MSASNPGPGPAPALRPLAGITVVTLEHAIAAPFATRQLADLGARVIKVERPGIGDFARGYDERVKGLASHFVWTNRSKESLTLDLKDAEAQEILKRLIREQADVVVQNLAPGAASRLGISYDALTAEKPGIIVCDISGYGNDGPYRDRKAYDLLIQGEAGFLSVTGTPDTPSKAGASVADIAAGMYAYSSILAALFHRANTGQGRHIDISMLESLVEWMGYPLYYAHDGAPPPARAGASHATIYPYGPFPAGDGRTVLLGLQNEREWTAFCKLVLRRPELAADERFSSNSRRHAARDDLGRIIAEVFSSLTAEQVIALLEEARIANGRVNDMAEVRDHPQLAARNRWREVGSERGPIPALLPPGFPGDGDARMDPVPALGQHTDAILAALGYTADRIDRLRTAKVI; encoded by the coding sequence ATGAGCGCCTCCAACCCCGGCCCTGGCCCCGCCCCCGCCCTCCGCCCGCTTGCCGGGATCACCGTCGTCACCCTGGAACACGCCATCGCCGCCCCCTTCGCGACCCGCCAGCTCGCCGACCTCGGCGCCCGCGTGATCAAGGTGGAGCGGCCGGGCATCGGGGATTTCGCCCGCGGCTACGACGAGCGGGTCAAGGGGCTTGCCTCGCACTTCGTCTGGACCAACCGCTCCAAGGAAAGCCTGACCCTCGACCTCAAGGACGCGGAGGCGCAGGAGATCCTGAAACGCCTGATCCGGGAGCAGGCCGACGTGGTGGTCCAGAACCTGGCTCCCGGAGCGGCGTCCCGGCTCGGCATCTCCTACGATGCGCTGACCGCGGAGAAGCCGGGCATCATCGTCTGCGACATCTCCGGCTACGGCAACGACGGCCCTTACCGCGACCGCAAGGCCTACGACCTGCTGATCCAGGGCGAGGCGGGGTTCCTCTCGGTCACCGGCACCCCCGACACGCCGTCCAAGGCGGGAGCCTCGGTGGCGGACATCGCCGCCGGGATGTACGCCTATTCCAGCATCCTGGCGGCGCTGTTCCACCGGGCGAACACCGGCCAGGGCCGGCATATCGACATCTCCATGCTGGAATCGCTGGTGGAGTGGATGGGCTATCCGCTCTACTACGCCCATGACGGCGCGCCCCCGCCGGCGCGGGCCGGCGCCAGCCACGCCACCATCTATCCCTACGGCCCGTTCCCGGCGGGCGACGGCCGGACCGTCCTGCTGGGCCTGCAGAACGAGCGGGAATGGACAGCCTTCTGCAAGCTGGTGCTGCGGCGGCCCGAACTGGCGGCCGACGAACGCTTCTCCAGCAACTCCCGGCGCCATGCGGCGCGGGACGACCTCGGCCGCATCATCGCCGAGGTATTCTCCAGCCTGACCGCCGAACAGGTGATCGCCCTGCTGGAAGAGGCCCGCATCGCCAACGGCCGTGTCAACGACATGGCCGAAGTCCGGGACCACCCGCAACTGGCTGCCCGCAACCGCTGGCGGGAGGTCGGGTCGGAGCGGGGGCCCATCCCGGCGCTCCTGCCGCCGGGATTTCCTGGCGACGGCGACGCCCGCATGGACCCCGTCCCGGCACTCGGCCAGCACACCGACGCCATCCTGGCCGCGCTCGGCTACACCGCCGACCGGATCGACCGGCTGCGCACCGCCAAGGTGATCTGA
- the msrA gene encoding peptide-methionine (S)-S-oxide reductase MsrA has protein sequence MKIDFTMPPVGRRLALALGLLLGATAGCAAQGMPPAATESVILAGGCFWCVESDFDKVPGVVETVSGYAGGHTPNPTYKMVSAGGTGHLEVVRITYDPAKVSFGQLVSYFWRTINPTDAGGQFCDRGDSYRTAIFATSPEQRKLAEDSKAGIERLLGKPVVTPVIPLDPDSFTPAEDYHQDFHNTNNLKYSFYRYRCGRDARLADLWGDAAGKWPPAPVPQS, from the coding sequence ATGAAGATCGATTTCACCATGCCGCCCGTCGGGCGCCGGCTGGCGCTGGCACTTGGCCTCCTGCTGGGAGCGACAGCCGGATGCGCCGCCCAGGGCATGCCCCCGGCCGCGACGGAAAGCGTCATCCTGGCCGGCGGCTGTTTCTGGTGCGTCGAGTCCGACTTCGACAAGGTGCCAGGCGTCGTCGAGACGGTCTCCGGATATGCCGGCGGCCACACGCCGAACCCGACCTACAAGATGGTCTCCGCCGGCGGCACCGGGCATCTGGAGGTGGTCCGCATCACCTACGATCCGGCCAAGGTCAGCTTCGGCCAGCTCGTGTCCTATTTCTGGCGGACCATCAATCCGACCGATGCCGGCGGCCAGTTCTGCGACCGGGGAGACAGCTACCGGACCGCGATCTTCGCCACCTCGCCGGAACAGCGAAAGCTGGCCGAGGACAGCAAGGCGGGGATCGAGAGGCTGCTCGGAAAGCCGGTCGTGACGCCGGTGATCCCGCTCGACCCGGATTCCTTCACCCCGGCCGAGGATTATCACCAGGACTTCCACAACACCAACAACCTCAAATACAGCTTCTATCGCTACCGCTGCGGCCGGGACGCCCGCTTGGCGGATCTGTGGGGCGATGCCGCCGGCAAATGGCCGCCGGCCCCCGTTCCGCAGAGCTGA
- a CDS encoding FAS1-like dehydratase domain-containing protein: MDFNDWIGRSETVSDTVTATPYAALSATLDRPADQPPDGTPLPALWHWLYFLPLHRRSEIGPDGHARRGGFLPPVPLPRRMWAGSQFEFHRPVRIGDRVTRVSTIHDVTEKSGRSGPLVFVKVRHEIGLAGSAGVSTDPAITEFHDIVYREAPKPGDSTPPPGKRRPMPPGSGRGGPTTSCCSATPR, translated from the coding sequence ATGGATTTCAACGATTGGATCGGCCGGAGCGAAACGGTGTCCGACACCGTGACGGCGACTCCCTACGCCGCCCTGTCCGCCACGCTCGACCGGCCGGCGGACCAACCGCCCGACGGCACTCCCCTGCCCGCCCTGTGGCATTGGCTCTATTTCCTGCCGCTGCACCGCCGGTCCGAGATCGGCCCCGACGGGCACGCCAGGCGGGGCGGCTTCCTGCCGCCGGTGCCGCTGCCGCGGCGCATGTGGGCCGGCAGCCAGTTCGAGTTCCACCGGCCGGTCCGCATCGGCGACCGCGTGACCCGGGTCTCCACCATCCACGACGTGACGGAGAAATCCGGCCGCTCCGGTCCCCTGGTCTTCGTGAAGGTGCGGCACGAGATCGGCTTGGCCGGCTCCGCCGGTGTTTCCACCGATCCGGCGATCACCGAATTCCACGACATCGTCTACCGCGAGGCGCCGAAGCCCGGCGACTCCACCCCTCCCCCCGGGAAGCGCCGTCCGATGCCGCCTGGGAGCGGGCGTGGCGGCCCGACGACGTCCTGCTGTTCCGCTACTCCGCGCTGA
- a CDS encoding N-formylglutamate amidohydrolase, translating into MDRHFDADADRAQVFEILAPPVQTLPLVLASPHSGALYLPEFLAASKLDGFALRKSEDSFVDEIFLAAPLLGAPLIRALFPRAFLDANREAFELDPDMFADALPAYVNTRSPRVAAGLGTIARVVANGEEIYRGKLHFAEALCRVNRFYHPYHAALKRLIDQTRQRFGYCVLVDCHSMPSTGVPTDGASGRSKVDFVLGDCYGSSCTPLLIETAERALRAQGYLVNRNTPYAGGFTTRHYGRPRMGIHALQIEINRPLYMEERTISRKPYIATLADHMERLIDTLSKVRIPRAD; encoded by the coding sequence ATGGATCGCCACTTCGACGCCGACGCGGACCGGGCACAGGTTTTCGAAATCCTGGCGCCACCTGTCCAGACGCTCCCGCTGGTGCTGGCCTCGCCGCACAGCGGTGCCTTGTACCTGCCTGAATTCCTTGCGGCATCCAAGCTGGACGGCTTCGCGCTGCGCAAGTCGGAGGACAGCTTCGTCGACGAGATCTTCCTGGCCGCCCCGTTGCTCGGAGCGCCGCTGATCCGGGCGCTGTTCCCGCGGGCCTTCCTGGACGCCAACCGGGAAGCGTTCGAGCTTGACCCGGACATGTTCGCCGATGCCCTGCCGGCCTATGTCAACACCCGCTCGCCGCGGGTCGCCGCCGGTCTCGGCACCATCGCGAGGGTGGTCGCCAACGGGGAGGAGATCTATCGCGGCAAGCTGCACTTCGCCGAGGCGCTGTGCCGGGTCAACCGGTTCTATCATCCCTACCACGCGGCGCTGAAGCGCCTGATCGACCAGACGCGCCAGCGCTTCGGCTATTGCGTGCTGGTCGACTGCCACTCCATGCCTTCCACCGGCGTGCCGACCGACGGAGCGTCGGGCCGGTCCAAGGTGGATTTCGTCCTGGGCGACTGCTACGGCAGTTCCTGCACGCCGCTGCTGATCGAGACCGCCGAACGCGCGCTCCGCGCCCAAGGCTACTTGGTAAACCGCAACACCCCCTATGCCGGCGGATTCACCACCCGGCATTACGGCCGGCCGCGCATGGGAATCCACGCGCTTCAGATCGAGATCAACCGGCCGCTCTACATGGAAGAGCGCACGATCAGCCGCAAACCCTACATCGCGACCCTGGCCGACCACATGGAGCGGCTGATCGACACCCTTTCCAAGGTCCGCATACCGAGGGCGGACTGA